CCCGCCGGCCCTGGGCCTGTGGTGGGTGCATTCGATCTTCCTCGCCATTGGCCTGGGGTTGCTCTACTGGGAGCCGCTGCGCCTGAAACTGGCCAGTCGTCGCAGCGCGCTGGAGGTGGCCCGTGGTTAAACTCGATCGCTATATCGGCAGTAGCGTATTCATGGCGATCCTCGCTGTCCTGGGGATCATTCTCGGGCTGGCGACCTTGTTTGCCTTCATCGACGAAATGAGCGACGTCAGCGATACGTACACCCTGCTCGATGTCCTGAGCTACGTGTTGCTGACCGCGCCGCGCCGCTTGTACGACATGTTGCCGATGGCCGCGTTGATCGGCTGCTTGATCGGCCTGGGCAGCTTGGCAAGCAACAGCGAGCTGACCATCATGCGCGCCGCTGGCGTGTCCATCGGTCGGATCGTCTGGGCGGTGATGAAGCCGATGCTGGTGCTGATGCTGGTAGGTGTGCTGATCGGTGAATACGTCGCCCCGGCGACAGAGAACACCGCCCAGGCCAACCGTTCCCTGGCCCAGGGCGGCGGTGATGCGCAAAGCGCCAAACACGGCCTCTGGCACCGCCAGGGCGACGAATTCATCCATATCAACTCGGTCCAGCCCAACGGAACGCTGTATGGCGTGACGCGATATCGCTTCGATGACCAGCGTCACATGCTCTCGTCCAGCTTCGCCAAACGCGCAAAATTTACCGAGGATCACTGGCAACTGACGGACGTCACCACCACCCTGTTCCATGACAAACGCACCGAAGTGGTCACTGCCCCTGAGGAGCGTTGGGACGTGGCCCTGAGCCCGCAATTGCTCAGCACCGTGGTGATGGCGCCGGACTCCTTGTCGATTACCGGATTGTGGGGATATATCCACTATCTGGCGGACCAGGGCCTGAACAATGGTCGCTACTGGCTGGCTTTTTGGGTCAAGGTGTTGCAGCCGCTGGTGACTGCTGCCCTGGTACTGATGGCGATTTCCTTCATCTTCGGTCCGCTGCGTTCGGTGACCCTTGGCCAACGGGTATTCACCGGTGTGCTGGTGGGCTTCACCTTCCGCATCGCCCAGGATTTGCTCGGGCCATCGAGCCTGGTGTTCGGTTTCTCGCCGCTGTTCGCGGTGCTGGTGCCGGCCGGTGTCTGCGCGCTGGCCGGCCTCTGGCTGCTGCGCCGGGCCGGTTGACCGGCGCCCTTGTGGCAATGGCGCTTTTGTGGCGAGGGAGCTTGCTCCCGCTGGGTCGCGAAGCGGCCCTTGTTCTTATTCCACAAAAGCTCATCGACAGGCGAGCGTGACGCTTGCTCGATGGATCAGGTACAATTCCCGGCTATTTTTCCGCGGGCCATGCCTGCAGCCTTTTTGAGTGTTGATCCGTGAGTGATTTGAGTCATATCCGCAATTTCTCCATCATCGCCCACATTGACCATGGCAAGTCGACGCTGGCTGATCGGTTCATCCAGATGTGCGGCGGCCTGGCCGAGCGTGAAATGGAAGCCCAGGTCCTGGATTCCATGGACCTGGAGCGTGAACGCGGGATCACCATCAAGGCCCACAGCGTTACCCTCTATTACAAGGCCAAAGACGGCATCACCTACCAGCTCAACTTCATCGACACCCCGGGCCACGTCGACTTCACCTATGAAGTCAGCCGGTCGCTGGCGGCCTGTGAAGGTGCATTGCTCGTGGTCGATGCCGGCCAGGGCGTCGAGGCCCAATCGGTTGCCAACTGCTACACGGCCATCGAGCAGGGTCTTGAGGTCATGCCGGTGCTGAACAAGATCGACCTGCCCCAGGCCGATCCGGACCGGGTAAAGGAAGAGATCGAAAAAATCATCGGCATCGATGCCACCGACGCGGTCACGTGCAGCGCCAAGACCGGCCTGGGCGTGGATGAAGTGCTCGAGCGCCTGGTCGCCACCATTCCCGCGCCGACCGGCAACATCGAAGATCCGCTGCAAGCATTGATCATCGACTCCTGGTTCGACAACTACCTGGGCGTGGTTTCCCTGGTTCGCGTGCGCCATGGCCGCGTGAAGAAGGGCGACAAGATCCTGGTCAAGTCCACTGGCAAGATCCACCTGGTGGACAGCGTCGGTGTCTTCAACCCGAAACACTCCGCCACCGTCGACCTGAAGGCCGGTGAAGTGGGCTTCATCATTGCCGGCATCAAGGACATCCATGGGGCGCCGGTCGGCGACACCCTGACCTTGAGCTCCACTCCCGACGTCGATGTGCTGCCAGGTTTCAAGCGCATCCAGCCGCAGGTCTATGCCGGCCTGTTTCCGGTCAGTTCCGACGACTTCGAGGATTTCCGCGAAGC
The Pseudomonas marvdashtae genome window above contains:
- the lptG gene encoding LPS export ABC transporter permease LptG, producing MVKLDRYIGSSVFMAILAVLGIILGLATLFAFIDEMSDVSDTYTLLDVLSYVLLTAPRRLYDMLPMAALIGCLIGLGSLASNSELTIMRAAGVSIGRIVWAVMKPMLVLMLVGVLIGEYVAPATENTAQANRSLAQGGGDAQSAKHGLWHRQGDEFIHINSVQPNGTLYGVTRYRFDDQRHMLSSSFAKRAKFTEDHWQLTDVTTTLFHDKRTEVVTAPEERWDVALSPQLLSTVVMAPDSLSITGLWGYIHYLADQGLNNGRYWLAFWVKVLQPLVTAALVLMAISFIFGPLRSVTLGQRVFTGVLVGFTFRIAQDLLGPSSLVFGFSPLFAVLVPAGVCALAGLWLLRRAG
- the lepA gene encoding translation elongation factor 4, translated to MSDLSHIRNFSIIAHIDHGKSTLADRFIQMCGGLAEREMEAQVLDSMDLERERGITIKAHSVTLYYKAKDGITYQLNFIDTPGHVDFTYEVSRSLAACEGALLVVDAGQGVEAQSVANCYTAIEQGLEVMPVLNKIDLPQADPDRVKEEIEKIIGIDATDAVTCSAKTGLGVDEVLERLVATIPAPTGNIEDPLQALIIDSWFDNYLGVVSLVRVRHGRVKKGDKILVKSTGKIHLVDSVGVFNPKHSATVDLKAGEVGFIIAGIKDIHGAPVGDTLTLSSTPDVDVLPGFKRIQPQVYAGLFPVSSDDFEDFREALQKLTLNDSSLQYTPESSDALGFGFRCGFLGMLHMEIIQERLEREYDLDLITTAPTVIFELLLKSGETIYVDNPSKLPDLSAIEDMREPIVRANILVPQEHLGNVITLCIEKRGVQHDMLFLGTQVQVTYDLPMNEVVLDFFDRLKSTSRGYASLDYHFDRYQSANLVKLDVLINGEKVDALALIVHRDNAHYKGRALTEKMKELIPRQMFDVAIQAAIGGQIVARTTVKALRKNVLAKCYGGDVSRKRKLLEKQKAGKKRMKQVGNVEIPQEAFLAVLRLDS